Proteins from a single region of Trichoderma asperellum chromosome 3, complete sequence:
- a CDS encoding uncharacterized protein (EggNog:ENOG41) has product MSTLLLAPFDASMCLGQGYNSFMHAPCICDAVDIKNATYIASKEGSKPSQTVSYSAEVIEKMSDFVRAMNISAGSSIRTGSVSVFGGGSSIDEMKFAESDLNAVISVKVVNETRNFQDNISFKEIGVKNLDNAQFHEIYGDTFISGFIEGGVFHGIINIKSIDASKKSEIKNKLRSLFNGTNSEWSPSSSADLIEALRQADVSVTVYWSGGSMINPSNEEWNIESLIRAASAFSDKVLKCPQRTCAILTRYDTLPDFVVWSRGFSPAICVRQYEGARGFASELLDMYMEYKGNLFLLNDAIHHQDRYERSSRPDGVDMALSSLIEARTSLRFEMIKIVRKIEALDRDPEMVNDPLGKGDITAPELWRARLPFKKDDSGDAMT; this is encoded by the exons ATGTCgactcttctccttgcccCTTTCGATGCTTCCATGTGCCTAGGCCAGGGCTACAACTCGTTCATGCACGCGCCCTGCATTTGCGACGCCGTCGACATCAAGAATGCTACCTATATTGCATCAAAGGAGGGTAGCAAACCGTCCCAGACTGTTTCATACTCGGCAGAAGTTATAGAGAAAATGTCTGACTTTGTTCGTGCCATGAATATATCAGCAGGCTCGTCAATCCGAACAGGCTCTGTGAGTGTTTTTGGCGGCGGAAGCAGCATCGATGAGATGAAGTTTGCCGAGAGTGATCTAAACGCAGTCATCTCTGTCAAGGTTGTCAATGAGACTCGCAATTTTCAGGACAACATATCCTTCAAAGAGATTGGTGTCAAGAACTTGGATAACGCTCAATTCCATGAAATCTATGGTGATACCTTCATTTCTGGGTTCATCGAAGGAGGCGTCTTCCATGGTATCATCAATATCAAATCAATTGATGCCTCCAAGAAATCAGAAATCAAGAACAAGCTCAGAAGCCTGTTCAACGGCACAAACTCGGAATGGTCACCATCGTCGAGCGCGGATCTCATCGAGGCACTCCGACAAGCCGACGTCTCAGTGACGGTCTATTGGTCTGGAGGCAGCATGATCAATCCATCGAATGAAGAATGGAATATCGAGTCGCTTATTCGTGCGGCGAGCGCCTTTTCGGACAAGGTGTTGAAGTGTCCACAACGAACTTGTGCGATCTTGACAAGATATGACACTTTGCCTGATTTCGTGGTTTGGTCACGCGGGTTCAGCCCTGCCATCTGCGTTAGACAATATGAGGGTGCCCGGGGATTCGCGTCCGAGTTGCTTGACATGTACATGGAGTACAAGGGCAACCTCTTCCTTTTGAATGACGCAATTCACCATCAAGACAGATACGAGAGGAGCTCGCGACCTGACGGAGTTGACATGGCGTTGAGCAGTCTCATCGAGGCTCGCACATCCTTGCGTTTCGAGATGATCAAGATTGTCAGAAAGATTGAAGCACT TGACAGGGACCCCGAGATGGTCAATGATCCGCTTGGAAAAGGGGATATCACAGCCCCAGAGCTGTGGCGTGCAAGACTGCCA tttaaaaaagatgACTCGGGCGATGCCATGACTTAG
- a CDS encoding uncharacterized protein (TransMembrane:3 (n4-15c20/21o36-54i168-188o208-228i)~BUSCO:EOG092D3JAF): MARSTILFLGLAGAAAIGSAAFTIISSPLLGRRSLLTIVASGIALIIFASTRHIQLLSHRSSKRNAKQQTASNSQHGVGIPQPPMDYNLFVLGSGGHTKEMLMMMDDGFYHFANSHRRYLISSGDSMSENHLEDYEQSLKTLCKSHDSSSGTYDKRIVTRARRVHQPLWSTPFTALLSILDIFPALLVSPDNEVGRKLRYPSRVFSNGPATGFFVALAIHLLKMLYIVPETCMKVIYIESWARISTLSLTGKLLLHTGIADVFVVQHEEVAIRYGVQNAGEIVFNSRRLDDIEPSPVKC, encoded by the exons ATGGCTCGCTCTACAATCCTCTTCTTGGGCCTCGCTGGTGCCGCAGCCATCGGCTCAGCTGCCTTTACAATCATTTCCTCGCCCCTCCTTGGAAGACGCAGCCTCTTGACCATTGTCGCTTCCGGCATagctctcatcatctttgCTTCA ACAAGACACATTCAGCTCCTCTCACATCGCAGCTCCAAACGAAATGCAAAGCAACAGACAGCTTCTAATTCACAGCATGGCGTCGGCATTCCTCAGCCGCCAATGGACTACAACCTATTTGTCCTCGGCTCAGGCGGGCACACCAAAGAGATGCTCATGATGATGGACGACGGCTTCTACCATTTCGCAAACTCTCACCGCCGCTACCTCATCTCCAGCGGCGACTCCATGTCAGAGAACCACCTCGAGGACTACGAACAGAGCCTCAAGACCCTGTGCAAATCTCACGACTCGTCATCCGGCACCTACGACAAGCGCATCGTCACGCGCGCGCGCAGAGTCCACCAACCTCTCTGGTCAACGCCCTTTACGGCTCTGCTCAGCATTCTCGACATCTTCCCCGCTCTGCTCGTTTCGCCAGACAACGAGGTTGGGAGGAAGCTGCGGTATCCCAGCCGAGTCTTTTCCAACGGGCCGGCTACCGGGTTCTTTGTTGCGCTGGCGATTCATTTGCTGAAGATGCTCTATATTGTTCCAGAGACCTGCATGAAGGTCATATATATCGAATCTTGGGCTCGGATATCGACCCTAAGTCTAACGGGCAAGTTACTGTTGCACACCGGCATAGCGGATGTCTTTGTCGTACAGCACGAAGAGGTGGCCATACGGTATGGCGTACAGAATGCTGGAGAAATTGTGTTTAATTCTCGCCGCTTGGATGATATAGAACCAAGCCCCGTCAAATGCTAG
- a CDS encoding mitochondrial 37S ribosomal protein mS23 (BUSCO:EOG092D3SSR) — translation MGGRQIRPAGVYRAVSEELKHQLMPGYNVPTPPWFAVMNSVPPSETLVRNVTPRHRVPNPKATKPKKLFRPQTIAYPEDALRTSFYKDHPWELARPRVVLELDGKDHQHCDWSKGLRQPGIPLTGESVVQRQLWLMENQNMSKRKAYDIVRREFYRLRQEEEIEKRIAIEEARYVGAYFGKTRLDIGMQLEDNEFENWKIWAGKETANREARASSEIETFGLEDEEAGAEAEAQPVPATA, via the exons ATGGGCGGCAGGCAAATCCGCCCCGCGGGCGTCTACCGAGCCGTCAGCGAAGAGCTCAAGCACCAGCTCATGCCCGGCTACAACGTCCCCACGCCGCCCTGGTTCGCCGTCATGAACTCGGTCCCGCCGTCAGAGACGCTCGTGCGCAACGTCACCCCCCGCCACCGCGTGCCCAACCCCAAGGCGACCAAGCCCAAGAAGCTGTTCCGCCCCCAGACCATTGCCTACCCCGAAGATGCGCTGCGGACGAGCTTCTACAAGGACCATCCCTGGGAGCTGGCGAGGCCGAGGGtggtgctggagctggacgGAAAGGATCATCAGCATTGCGATTGGAGCAAGGGGTTAAGACAGCCTGGTATTCCGCTGACGGGTGAAAG cgtGGTCCAACGACAACTGTGGTTAATGGAAAACCAAAACATGAGCAAGCGCAAAGCATACGACATTGTCCGCCGAGAATTCTACCGACTGCGccaggaagaggaaatcgaGAAGAGGATAGCCATCGAGGAGGCCCGCTATGTCGGCGCATACTTTGGAAAGACGAGGCTGGACATTGGTATGCAGCTCGAAGACAACGAGTTTGAGAACTGGAAGATTTGGGCCGGCAAGGAGACGGCCAACCGGGAGGCCAGGGCAAGCTCGGAGATTGAGACGTTTGGActggaggatgaggaggctGGCGCAGAGGCGGAGGCACAGCCTGTACCGGCAACAGCATAA
- a CDS encoding uncharacterized protein (EggNog:ENOG41~TransMembrane:1 (o63-84i)) — protein MASKGTAAEKSIADHLTEWGSSSLPPSLLATLITALHARPLQPLPLTLFTPTLLFSSYLNLSGYPTASAGLAAAWSGLYALLALRRRQPLRAKFSIRGVVRGTAIGLGAANCVAGGWVYMHGSKDRDKKAREERNRWGQYDDK, from the exons ATGGCTTCCAAAGGAACCGCCGCTGAAAAATCCATAGCTGACCATCTCACCGAATGGGGCT CTTCATcccttcccccctccctcctcgcAACCCTCATCACCGCCCTGCACGCGCGCCCCCTCCAGCCCCTCCCCCTCACGCTCTTCACCCCAACGCTCCTCTTCTCGTCTTACCTCAACCTGTCGGGCTACCCAACCGCCAGCGCGggcctcgccgccgcctggtCCGGCCTGTACGCGCTGCTGGCCCTGCGGAGGAGGCAGCCCCTGCGGGCCAAGTTCAGCATCCGCGGCGTGGTGCGAGGCACGGCGATTGGCTTGGGGGCCGCGAATTGCGTGGCGGGCGGGTGGGTGTACATGCATGGCAGTAAGGATCGGGATAAGAAGGCTAGGGAGGAGAGGAATCGGTGGGGGCAGTATGATGATAAATGA
- a CDS encoding uncharacterized protein (TransMembrane:1 (o287-310i)), with product MELDILPDNSIPLFSPEIAAPFSSSESFPTRLDESCLVVDGLPLETRMIKPQNIAEGPLRSEENATPLFQRRATSQQTSSSMSPKTGTISAAAATGSVISITANPASEFPLAPMEGRPVNFGVVVPGVYRSSYPKADDYGFLKGLELKTVVTLVKRDEIDHEFESFIGANGIQQVVFNMKGTKKEAIPSSTMSSILEVVLDRRNYPLLVHCNHGKHRTGCVVAAVRKLSGWNLDSVVDEYKTYAEPKIRECDVEYITALAPSSLNISSLRSFHGESSRFTPVQVRSFMRTVLFTAFVATIWVVSGSQIVITRDNITR from the exons ATGGAACTGGACATTTTACCCGACAATAGCATCCCACTATTCTCGCCAGAGATAGCAGCGCCCTTCAGTTCTTCCGAATCATTCCCTACTCGGCTTGACGAATCTTGTCTTGTCGTTGACGGCTTGCCCTTGGAAACGAGGATGATAAAACCCCAGAATATTGCAGAGGGACCGCTACGCTCCGAAGAAAACGCCACCCCTCTTTTCCAGCGTCGAGCGACCAGCCAACAGACATCCTCCTCAATGTCGCCTAAAACTGGTACCATTTCTG CCGCTGCAGCAACCGGATCGGTCATATCAATAACTGCAAATCCTGCGTCGGAATTTCCCCTGGCTCCCATGGAGGGTCGACCAGTCAACTTTGGAGTGGTTGTGCCTGGCGTATATCGAAGCAGTTATCCAAAGGCAGACGATTATGGCTTCTTGAAGGGCTTGGAGTTGAAGACGGTAGT TACACTGGTTAAGAGAGATGAGATCGACCACGAGTTCGAGTCCTTCATCGGCGCCAATGGCATCCAGCAAGTTGTTTTCAACATGAAgggaacaaagaaagaggctATTCCTTCAAGCACAATGTCCTCCATCCTCGAAGTTGTCTTGGATCGCCGAAATTACCCTCTTCTGGTTCATTGCAACCACGGCAAACACCGCACCGGATgcgtcgtcgccgccgtccGCAAGCTGTCTGGCTGGAACCTCGACAGCGTCGTTGACGAATACAAGACTTATGCCGAACCGAAGATCCGGGAATGCGATGTCGAATACATCACCGCACTTGCGCCTAGCTCCCTGAATATCAGCTCACTTCGGTCGTTCCACGGCGAAAGCTCACGATTCACTCCGGTTCAAGTCCGGTCATTTATGAGGACTGTTTTATTCACTGCCTTTGTTGCCACCATCTGGGTGGTGTCTGGCTCTCAGATAGTCATCACCCGTGACAACATAACGAGATAA
- a CDS encoding uncharacterized protein (TransMembrane:12 (i66-86o98-121i128-147o153-180i187-205o217-237i269-288o294-312i333-351o363-384i396-417o423-448i)~EggNog:ENOG41), with protein MSNNHQDELHAAQVQQVVAADAGVFEKSVLEPAAEQIQPPAQTKTQDDSALIDGGARAWLQVVASFLLYFNHLGLLNSFGAFQSYYETDLLKDSSPSAISWIGSIQIFCLMSVGAIIGPLYDAGYCRALLAAGTLLVTLGFMFTSISTTYWQILLAQGICLGLGTCCLSIPSIAIVPMYFKKKRARAMGLATVGSGLGSTLYPIMFQNLRPQVGFGWTVRIMGFLAFAMCSFALLLIRPRTLAEKPAWQANGFSIRWFWDASALKEKTFLLYSIAIFFNNLSFFNPPYYLESYAVSHGMQGSAVAAYLLPILNASSLPGRIIPGFIADKVGSLDTYIVVCALSSTSVFYWISVTNEAGNLAFAVLYGFWSGSVVSLGSVVLASITPDMSRLGTRLGMVAILKGIGSLIGPPISGAILRSTGKYIGIQLFSACGIMLTSLLSMVLRLVIARALFKVVRDDDEAYVNANQQKTKAAALSRPVEDERAT; from the exons ATGTCAAACAACCACCAAGATGAGCTTCACGCTGCCCAAGTACAGCAAGTCGTTGCAGCCGATGCGGGCGTTTTCGAAAAATCAGTGTTGGAACCAGCAGCGGAACAGATTCAGCCCCCGGCTCAGACAAAAACTCAAGACGACAGCGCGCTTATAGATGGCGGCGCCCGGGCATGGCTGCAAGTGGTGGCTTCGTTTCTGCTCTACTTTAATCACCT AGGCTTGCTCAACAGCTTCGGTGCCTTCCAGTCATACTACGAGACAGACCTCCTCAAGGActcctcgccctcggccATCTCATGGATCGGCTCCATCCAGATATTCTGCCTCATGTCCGTCGGAGCCATCATCGGCCCCTTATATGACGCAGGCTACTGCCGCGCCCTGCTCGCCGCCGGCACGCTGCTCGTCACGCTGGGCTTCATGttcaccagcatcagcaccacGTACTGGCAGATCCTGCTCGCGCAGGGCATCTGCCTCGGCCTGGGGACCTGCTGCCTCTCCATCCCGTCCATTGCCATTGTGCCCATGtacttcaagaagaagagggcccGGGCCATGGGCCTGGCCACCGTGGGCAGCGGGCTTGGGTCGACGCTGTATCCCATCATGTTTCAGAATCTGAGGCCGCAGGTGGGCTTTGGCTGGACTGTGCGGATCATGGGCTTTCTGGCGTTTGCCATGTGTTCGTTTGCGTTGCTGCTCATCCGGCCGCGGACCCTTGCGGAGAAGCCGGCGTGGCAGGCGAATGGCTTCTCCATCAGGTGGTTCTGGGACGCCTCGGCCCTGAAGGAGAAGACGTTTCTGCTCTacagcatcgccatcttctttaACAACCTGTCGTTTTTCAATCCGCCCTACTACTTGGAGAGCTACGCTGTATCGCACGGGATGCAGGGGTCCGCGGTGGCTGCCTATCTGCTGCCCATTCTCAACGCCTCGTCCCTCCCTGGCAGAATCATACCGGGCTTCATTGCCGACAAGGTTGGTTCCTTGGACACGTACATTGTCGTGTGCGCCCTAAGCAGCACGAGTGTCTTTTACTGGATCAGCGTGACAAACGAGGCTGGTAATCTTGCGTTTGCTGTCTTGTATGGCTTTTGGTCCGGCAGCGTGGTGTCACTTGGATCAGTTGTTTTGGCATCCATCACTCCGGATATGAGTCGCTTGGGAACGAGACTGGGCATGGTGGCTATCCTCAAGGGGATTGGATCCCTCATTGGCCCGCCAATCTCGGGTGCAATACTTAGGAGTACTGGAAAGTATATTGGCATTCAGCTGTTTTCGGCGTGTGGCATTATGCTTACCTCGCTTCTGTCCATGGTTCTGCGTCTGGTCATTGCGAGAGCGCTGTTTAAGGTTGTgagggatgatgatgaagcatATGTGAATGCAAATCAGCAGAAGACAAAGGCAGCTGCTTTGTCCCGGCctgttgaagatgagcgTGCAACTTAG
- a CDS encoding uncharacterized protein (EggNog:ENOG41) — protein MFNTFKYDPETNSVQELRRASDPISARSSQHQACNNCHAKKLKCSGEKSGCERCIASRLRCEYTRSPSRRGGRRSSGRNSTDSRGGLELASGETSPGSRSGKSSGHRSSKHSHHGGSSSSKYKSRSGDDGYGDALDRLDPSMLSPDDGFDLRSLSLEGSGGAMNSDVYGGSPYYGQQQHGAGGSWQDMPSHSQYGGSSYMGTPSSHAQEYDMDEYYGNYDEYSQYQEHQHDPRYWGQQQ, from the exons ATGTTCAACACCTTCAAGTACGACCCTGAGACCAACAGTGTCCAGGAGCTCAGGCGAGCCTCTGACCCCATCTCTGCCCGGTCAAGTCAGCATCAAGCATGCAACAACTGCCACGCTAAAAAG CTCAAGTGTAGTGGCGAGAAGAGCGGTTGTGAACGCTGCATTGCAAGCCGTCTGCGCTGCGAGTATACCCGCTCTCCCTCTCGCAGAGGAGGCAGAAGATCTAGCGGTAGAAATTCGACTGATAGCCGCGGCGGGCTTGAGCTTGCCAGCGGCGAGACCAGCCCCGGCAGCCGGTCCGGCAAGTCTTCAGGACACAGAAGCAGCAAGCATTCTCACCATGGGggatccagcagcagcaagtacAAGTCTCGATCAGGAGACGATGGCTACGGCGATGCCCTGGATCGATTGGATCCCTCAATGCTTAGCCCTGATGACGGATTCGACTTGCGTTCCTTGTCACTTGAGGGCAGCGGCGGTGCCATGAACTCTGATGTGTACGGTGGCAGCCCTTACTAcggtcagcagcagcacggtGCCGGAGGCAGCTGGCAGGATATGCCCTCCCACAGCCAATATGGCGGCTCCTCTTACATGGGCACGCCCAGCTCCCATGCGCAAGAATACGACATGGACGAGTACTACGGAAACTATGACGAATATTCGCAGTACCAGGAGCACCAGCACGATCCCCGATACTGgggacagcagcagtga
- a CDS encoding uncharacterized protein (EggNog:ENOG41) — protein MLNLFKKKSKVTTKMMSRYGRQSERSYYRHVVRRQERRRSYGVYEYDSDEADGHDHDHDHDHDHGSDDRNFYAVHRPGNGHVSIFEEEEQSGPQLVCFYTSSPNAIVDGCRAIPCATDMSGWRNVLAPPCINGQYVYAPLQPPAEAPKPFTLRVIDHTNGKRWRRYGESYVIEVSPLATGHDIASWILSCAKDIEKNEVFVRWDTGSIEELDYNIDLKELKKGCRNLIVRVKDAHGHDHGHDHGHDHGHDHGHSHGHDHGHSHGHSHGHSHGHSHGHRHGRHGHRHNHNHHH, from the coding sequence ATGTTGAACTTATTcaagaaaaagtcaaaagTAACCACAAAGATGATGAGCCGATACGGCAGACAGTCAGAGCGCAGCTACTACAGGCACGTCGTACGCCGCCAAGAACGACGACGATCCTACGGAGTTTACGAATATGATAGCGACGAAGCAGACGGTCACGATCACGATCACGATCATGATCATGATCATGGATCTGACGATCGCAACTTCTACGCAGTTCATAGGCCTGGCAACGGACATGTCTCAATAttcgaagaggaagaacaaTCGGGGCCACAATTGGTGTGCTTCTACACTTCTTCGCCGAACGCTATAGTGGATGGCTGTCGTGCGATACCATGCGCCACAGATATGTCCGGCTGGCGGAATGTGCTTGCTCCTCCATGCATCAATGGCCAATACGTCTATGCTCCGCTTCAGCCGCCAGCTGAAGCTCCCAAACCCTTCACCCTCCGGGTAATAGATCATACTAATGGCAAAAGATGGCGGCGTTATGGAGAGTCGTATGTTATCGAGGTCTCACCCCTAGCCACCGGCCATGATATTGCCTCTTGGATCTTATCTTGTGCGAAGgatatagaaaaaaatgaagtgTTTGTGCGATGGGATACTGGTTCCATTGAGGAACTGGATTACAATATCGATTTGAAGGAGCTAAAGAAGGGGTGTCGCAATCTCATTGTCAGGGTTAAAGATGCGCATGGACACGATCATGGACACGATCACGGACATGATCACGGCCACGATCACGGCCACAGTCATGGACACGATCACGGCCACAGTCATGGCCACAGTCACGGCCATAGTCACGGCCACAGTCACGGTCATCGCCATGGTCGTCATGGTCACCGTCACAATCACAATCATCATCACTAA